From Candidatus Paceibacterota bacterium, the proteins below share one genomic window:
- the uvrA gene encoding excinuclease ABC subunit UvrA: MKEKIIIKGAREHNLKNVNLEIPRNKLTVFTGVSGSGKSSLAFDTIFAEGQRRYVESLSAYARQFLVKLDKPDVDEIEGLSPAISIDQKSHSSNPRSTVATITEIYDFLRVLFSSIGKPHCPLCNKELQTLTLSQIVDKIAGFSSEENIIIMAPVVRGRKGEYYQLLYDFLNLGFKEARIDGEFKSLRERIILLKNKKHNIDIVIDKIPGNTDFNEKENRLRLSEAVETGLLKGGGTVYVLIDKKEHLFSEKLSCFKDNFSYPAIEPKLFSFNSPYGACPDCNGLGLKYPWSNERCSLCQGKRLRKEALSVLINKKNIWEITEMPVALSLDFFTALKDSFSEKEKEIAENSLREIIRRLGFLSKIGLDYLTLSRKSNTLSGGELQRIRLASQIGSGLVGTLYILDEPTIGLHQKDNNRLIKTLEELRDLGNTIIVVEHDEETIFASDYMVDFGPGAGVHGGEIVAFGETKKLLKGNDKNSLTLQYLKGEKEIPVPTRRRKIGTSPFLKIRGAFENNLKKINVDIPLQRFVAITGVSGSGKSTLVYDILYKHLSNKFYRTKMKEGKYKAILGLEYIDKVINIDQSPIGRTPRSNPATYTGAFTHIRDLFAYTQESRYRGYKSGRFSFNVPGGRCENCKGYGYISIEMHFLPTVYVTCDVCQGKRFDRETLEVKYQGKNIYEVLKMTVEEALDFFDDIPWIEQKMKTLNEVGLGYLQLGQSATTLSGGEAQRVKLCSELSRRDSRKTLYLLDEPTVGLHYDDVSKLIVVLQKLVDRGNSVIVIEHNLDVIKSSDHIIDLGPGAGEKGGEVIAFGTPQEVARKKISATGEYLREKLPKEKQ, translated from the coding sequence TTGATGAGATAGAGGGTCTTTCTCCCGCAATTTCAATAGACCAGAAAAGCCATTCTTCAAATCCCCGTTCAACCGTTGCGACAATAACGGAGATTTATGATTTTTTAAGAGTTTTATTTTCTTCAATCGGAAAACCGCATTGTCCTTTATGCAATAAAGAGCTTCAAACTTTAACCTTGTCGCAGATTGTGGATAAAATAGCCGGTTTTTCTTCAGAAGAAAATATTATTATAATGGCTCCTGTTGTAAGGGGAAGAAAGGGAGAATATTACCAGCTTCTATACGATTTTCTTAATTTAGGGTTCAAAGAAGCAAGAATTGACGGAGAATTCAAGTCGCTAAGAGAAAGGATAATATTGCTTAAAAATAAAAAGCATAACATTGATATTGTCATAGATAAAATTCCAGGCAATACTGATTTTAATGAAAAAGAAAACCGCCTTCGTCTTAGCGAAGCGGTGGAAACAGGACTTTTAAAAGGAGGAGGAACAGTTTATGTCTTAATTGATAAAAAAGAGCACCTTTTTTCAGAGAAGCTTTCCTGTTTTAAAGATAACTTTTCTTATCCGGCAATAGAACCCAAACTTTTTTCTTTCAACAGTCCTTATGGAGCCTGTCCTGATTGCAACGGTCTTGGGCTAAAATATCCCTGGTCAAATGAAAGGTGCTCTCTATGCCAGGGAAAGCGATTAAGGAAGGAAGCACTAAGCGTTTTAATAAACAAGAAGAATATTTGGGAAATTACGGAAATGCCAGTTGCTCTTTCTCTTGATTTTTTTACTGCTTTAAAAGATAGTTTTTCTGAAAAAGAAAAGGAAATTGCCGAAAATTCTCTAAGGGAAATAATAAGGCGGCTTGGCTTTCTTTCCAAGATAGGACTTGATTATTTAACTTTGAGCAGAAAATCCAATACTTTATCCGGAGGAGAGCTTCAAAGAATACGCCTTGCAAGCCAGATTGGCTCAGGGCTTGTCGGGACTCTTTATATTTTAGACGAGCCGACAATAGGCCTCCATCAAAAGGACAACAACCGGCTTATAAAAACGCTTGAAGAATTAAGAGATTTGGGAAATACAATTATTGTAGTTGAACATGATGAAGAAACGATTTTTGCTTCCGACTATATGGTTGATTTTGGCCCCGGAGCGGGAGTCCATGGAGGAGAAATAGTTGCTTTTGGAGAAACAAAAAAACTGCTGAAAGGAAACGATAAAAATTCCTTAACTTTACAATATTTAAAAGGAGAAAAAGAAATTCCTGTTCCAACAAGAAGAAGAAAGATAGGAACATCTCCTTTTTTAAAAATAAGGGGGGCTTTTGAAAACAACCTTAAAAAAATAAATGTGGATATTCCATTGCAAAGATTTGTTGCAATAACCGGCGTTTCCGGTTCCGGAAAAAGCACACTGGTTTATGATATTCTTTATAAACATCTTTCAAATAAATTTTATAGAACAAAAATGAAAGAGGGAAAATATAAGGCGATATTGGGACTGGAATATATAGATAAGGTAATAAATATAGACCAATCGCCAATAGGAAGGACTCCCCGTTCCAATCCGGCAACGTATACCGGAGCATTTACTCATATTAGAGATTTGTTTGCTTATACGCAGGAATCAAGATATAGAGGGTATAAGTCGGGAAGATTCAGTTTTAATGTCCCAGGAGGAAGATGCGAGAATTGCAAAGGATATGGATATATCTCTATAGAAATGCATTTTCTTCCTACTGTTTACGTCACTTGCGATGTTTGCCAGGGAAAAAGATTTGACAGAGAAACCTTGGAGGTAAAATATCAAGGAAAGAATATATATGAAGTTTTAAAAATGACAGTTGAAGAAGCGCTGGATTTTTTTGACGATATCCCTTGGATTGAGCAGAAAATGAAAACATTAAATGAAGTGGGTCTTGGTTATTTACAGCTTGGGCAGTCGGCTACAACTTTGTCAGGGGGGGAAGCCCAAAGAGTAAAGCTTTGTTCTGAACTCTCAAGAAGAGACAGCAGAAAAACGCTTTATCTTTTAGACGAGCCGACGGTTGGCCTTCATTATGATGATGTTTCAAAGCTTATTGTTGTCCTTCAAAAACTGGTTGACAGAGGTAATTCGGTTATTGTTATAGAACATAACCTTGATGTTATAAAATCCTCAGATCATATAATAGATCTTGGCCCCGGAGCGGGAGAGAAGGGAGGAGAAGTGATTGCTTTTGGAACTCCTCAGGAAGTGGCAAGAAAGAAGATAAGCGCAACGGGGGAATATTTGAGAGAAAAACTGCCAAAAGAAAAACAATAA